One part of the Gloeocapsopsis sp. IPPAS B-1203 genome encodes these proteins:
- a CDS encoding dipeptide ABC transporter ATP-binding protein, whose product MVQPQTSTFQAQQQNETLLRVRDLQVHFPILRGIILQRQVGAVKAVDGLTFDIKRGETLGLVGESGCGKSTTGRAILQIEQSTAGQVYFEETELTALSGEPLRQMRQRMQMIFQDPYASLNPRMTIGNVISEPLEIFGLATGREKQARVHHLLDVVGLSPEFIYRYPHEFSGGQRQRVAIARALAVNPDFLVCDEPIAALDVSVQAQVINLVQSLQREFQLTYLFIAHDLSVVRHISDRIAVMYLGKIVELADRVSLYENPLHPYTQALLSAIPIPDPTIEAKRQRIVLEGDVPSPTNPPSGCRFHTRCPWAIEHCHQVEPEFRDVGNGHYVACHLVDASGKFDPALGE is encoded by the coding sequence ATGGTGCAACCTCAAACCAGCACATTTCAAGCGCAACAGCAAAACGAAACGTTGCTGCGCGTGCGCGATCTCCAAGTTCACTTTCCGATTCTGCGCGGCATAATTCTCCAGAGACAAGTAGGGGCAGTAAAAGCTGTTGATGGGCTAACTTTTGATATTAAACGCGGCGAAACCTTAGGCTTAGTAGGGGAATCTGGATGTGGCAAAAGTACGACAGGACGCGCGATTCTGCAAATAGAACAATCAACCGCAGGGCAAGTTTATTTTGAGGAAACTGAACTAACGGCATTATCAGGCGAACCGTTACGACAAATGCGCCAACGAATGCAGATGATTTTTCAAGATCCTTATGCATCGCTTAATCCTCGCATGACGATTGGTAATGTCATTAGCGAACCATTAGAAATTTTTGGTTTAGCCACAGGACGTGAAAAACAAGCACGAGTTCATCATCTTTTAGACGTCGTAGGCTTAAGTCCAGAGTTTATTTATCGTTATCCTCACGAATTTTCTGGGGGACAACGCCAACGGGTGGCAATCGCACGAGCGTTAGCCGTTAACCCAGACTTTCTAGTATGTGACGAACCAATCGCCGCATTAGATGTTTCTGTGCAAGCGCAAGTGATTAACTTAGTTCAATCGCTACAGCGTGAGTTTCAACTGACTTATCTATTTATTGCCCATGATTTAAGTGTTGTGCGCCATATCTCAGATCGCATTGCTGTAATGTACCTTGGTAAAATCGTCGAACTTGCAGATCGCGTATCGCTGTACGAAAATCCGCTACATCCTTATACACAAGCTTTACTCTCTGCTATCCCTATTCCTGATCCGACAATTGAAGCAAAGCGCCAGCGTATTGTTTTAGAAGGCGATGTTCCTAGTCCGACAAATCCTCCGAGTGGATGTCGCTTTCACACGCGCTGTCCTTGGGCAATTGAACACTGTCATCAAGTAGAACCAGAATTCCGAGATGTAGGTAATGGACATTATGTTGCGTGTCACCTCGTTGATGCATCAGGGAAATTCGATCCGGCGCTGGGCGAATGA
- a CDS encoding ABC transporter ATP-binding protein: MARLLDVRNLKTRFFTQNGVVHAVNDVSFHVNAQETVGIVGESGSGKSITMLSAMRLIPSPPGKVVGGEVIFQERDLLKLSVREMRSLRGNRLAMIFQDPMTSLNPVLRVEKQMTEAIQLHLGMARSEAKARAVELLEQVGIPGARDRIRNYPHQFSGGMRQRVMIAMGLACNPDLLIADEPTTALDVTIQAQIVELVKQLKEERGMAVIWITHDLSLLAGIADRILVMYAGQIVEQAPLHALYHHPRHPYTIGLLQSIPRLDEQRQERLKSIDGLPPSLVNYPQGCPFAPRCEFAIARCHNEDPPLEPVGVNHQVACWVKPEGAEVVQESQSATA, encoded by the coding sequence ATGGCTCGATTGCTTGATGTCCGCAACCTGAAAACGCGCTTTTTTACTCAAAATGGTGTCGTTCATGCGGTTAATGATGTCTCGTTTCATGTCAATGCGCAGGAAACTGTGGGTATTGTTGGCGAGTCGGGTTCGGGTAAAAGTATCACTATGCTATCGGCAATGCGGTTAATTCCATCACCTCCAGGTAAAGTTGTGGGTGGTGAAGTAATATTTCAAGAACGCGATTTGCTGAAGTTGAGTGTACGGGAAATGCGATCTCTACGAGGAAATCGTTTGGCAATGATTTTTCAAGACCCGATGACATCGCTGAATCCTGTTTTGCGGGTAGAAAAGCAGATGACGGAAGCCATTCAACTGCATTTAGGTATGGCAAGATCAGAGGCAAAAGCAAGAGCAGTTGAACTTTTAGAACAAGTTGGAATTCCTGGGGCACGCGATCGCATTCGCAACTATCCACACCAATTTTCTGGAGGTATGCGCCAACGTGTCATGATTGCGATGGGACTGGCGTGTAATCCTGATTTACTCATTGCTGATGAACCAACGACGGCGCTTGATGTCACAATTCAGGCACAGATAGTTGAACTTGTCAAGCAACTGAAAGAAGAACGTGGCATGGCGGTCATTTGGATTACGCACGATTTATCACTGCTTGCAGGTATAGCCGATCGCATATTGGTAATGTATGCAGGACAAATTGTTGAACAAGCCCCACTACACGCACTATATCATCATCCGCGTCACCCTTATACAATTGGACTACTTCAAAGCATTCCTCGTTTAGACGAACAGCGACAAGAACGCCTCAAATCAATTGATGGACTTCCCCCTAGTTTAGTGAACTATCCGCAAGGATGTCCTTTTGCACCGCGTTGCGAGTTTGCGATCGCCAGATGCCATAACGAAGATCCACCCCTAGAACCTGTGGGAGTTAACCATCAAGTCGCCTGTTGGGTAAAACCTGAAGGTGCAGAAGTTGTGCAAGAATCTCAATCAGCAACTGCCTAG
- the nikC gene encoding nickel transporter permease: MTQQITTPPPPITPFPSRNREFRRFIQVLFRSPGAKIGGIILLVTIIVAIFAPAIAPFDPLEMGVGSTLQPPSAEHWFGTDDFGRDLFSRIVYGSRLTLRIGLIAVFISMTAGVLLGMVAGYAGGWVEAILMRGVDVLFSFTETLIALAAVAVLGPSLTNATIAVGISSIPFYARVTYGAVLVEKNKEYFKAAQAVGAKHFRLIFRHILPNILSPIIVVATVGVSVAVLSASALSFLGLGAQPPSPEWGAILAAGRDYFRRAPWVTTFPGLAIAVTVLGFNLLGDGLREALDPQQRRS; this comes from the coding sequence ATGACTCAGCAAATTACCACACCACCACCTCCCATTACGCCGTTTCCGTCGAGGAATAGGGAATTTCGTCGGTTCATACAGGTTCTGTTTCGCAGCCCTGGTGCTAAGATTGGCGGCATTATTTTATTGGTAACAATTATTGTCGCTATTTTTGCTCCGGCGATCGCGCCTTTTGATCCTCTGGAAATGGGAGTCGGTTCTACGCTGCAACCTCCGAGTGCTGAACACTGGTTTGGTACAGATGATTTTGGACGCGATTTGTTTAGCAGAATTGTTTACGGTAGCCGTCTAACATTGCGAATTGGATTGATTGCTGTGTTTATCTCCATGACGGCTGGCGTTTTGCTAGGTATGGTTGCAGGATACGCCGGAGGTTGGGTGGAAGCAATTTTGATGCGAGGAGTTGATGTTTTATTCTCCTTTACAGAAACATTGATTGCACTTGCAGCAGTTGCCGTACTTGGTCCTAGCTTAACTAATGCAACAATTGCTGTAGGAATTAGTTCAATTCCTTTCTATGCGCGTGTCACCTATGGAGCTGTATTAGTAGAAAAAAATAAAGAGTATTTCAAAGCCGCCCAAGCTGTGGGAGCAAAGCATTTTCGCTTAATTTTCCGTCACATATTGCCAAATATCCTTTCGCCGATTATTGTCGTGGCAACTGTGGGAGTCTCAGTAGCTGTTCTTTCTGCATCCGCACTATCATTTCTCGGACTAGGTGCACAACCACCCTCACCCGAATGGGGCGCAATCTTAGCTGCGGGGCGCGATTACTTTCGCCGTGCGCCTTGGGTAACAACCTTTCCTGGTTTAGCGATCGCTGTTACTGTTTTGGGATTTAATCTCCTGGGTGATGGGTTGCGCGAAGCCCTCGACCCACAACAACGACGATCTTGA
- a CDS encoding ABC transporter permease — translation MTRYFIKRLLGGLFTIWITTIAVTLLIHLVPGDPVQIMYAQSQSTTPEQIEQIRRNLGLDRPIYEQYIMYMGRVLQGDLGTTIRGNQPVLDLLLVRLPNTLLLAVTSLIITMVVGVTAGFFAAYKRGTWIDSTLMTGAILGISVPNFWLGLMLISIFSVRLGWFPVSGTNLNNLVLPALTLGLANAASVSRLTRSSMLDVLSQDYMRTARAKGLAETLVLSRHAFRNGMINVVNMLGLQFTYMMGGAIVVENVFAWNGIGRLAIQSIFQRDYPTIQGFILIFATVVVIVSIVLDLLYAWIDPRITYH, via the coding sequence ATGACACGTTATTTTATCAAACGGTTACTGGGTGGTTTGTTTACAATTTGGATTACGACGATCGCGGTAACTCTTCTGATTCATCTTGTGCCTGGCGATCCGGTGCAAATTATGTACGCGCAATCGCAATCGACAACACCAGAACAGATAGAACAAATTCGCCGCAATCTCGGACTTGATCGCCCAATTTACGAACAGTACATCATGTATATGGGGCGAGTGTTGCAAGGCGATTTAGGAACAACGATTCGGGGTAATCAGCCAGTTTTAGATTTACTGCTTGTTCGGCTACCGAATACGCTATTGCTTGCTGTTACTAGTTTGATTATTACTATGGTTGTTGGGGTGACGGCTGGCTTTTTTGCGGCGTATAAACGGGGAACTTGGATTGATAGTACCTTGATGACGGGAGCAATTTTAGGAATTTCTGTTCCTAATTTTTGGCTTGGGTTGATGCTGATCTCTATTTTTTCTGTCCGTTTAGGATGGTTTCCTGTTTCAGGGACAAATTTGAATAATCTCGTTTTACCTGCACTTACTTTAGGACTTGCTAATGCGGCATCAGTATCGCGTCTAACGAGATCTTCAATGCTGGATGTGCTGTCGCAAGACTATATGCGGACTGCACGGGCGAAAGGATTAGCAGAAACGCTGGTGCTGTCGCGTCATGCTTTTCGTAATGGCATGATTAATGTCGTGAATATGTTAGGACTACAGTTTACCTACATGATGGGTGGTGCGATCGTTGTAGAAAATGTGTTTGCCTGGAATGGTATTGGACGCTTGGCAATTCAGTCGATTTTTCAGCGCGACTATCCCACAATTCAGGGCTTTATTCTGATTTTCGCTACTGTTGTTGTTATTGTTTCTATCGTCTTGGATTTACTCTACGCCTGGATCGATCCTCGCATTACATACCACTGA
- a CDS encoding ABC transporter substrate-binding protein — protein sequence MFWQFKLRKKTARSLLGAALTALLVSACGNNQQTTTTSPSPGTTATEGGTLIWARYGDADSLDPHRTTTTLSWQIFDQIYDTLLAFDDNGEIVPNLAREWQVSDDGTEVTFVLNEGITCHDGTPFDANDVKYTADRAIDSQNPSVTRGAWGPIETVDVVDPQTVRFRFQSPFAAFVSFMADPFASMICDSNQELGNQFGVSQAVGTGTWQLVSWTRGDEIVLDKNPDYVRYGRPVQNEGAAYLDRLVVRQIPEAQTRLAGLQTGEVQLIVNPPLDDLDAIRGDSNLELHVAENTGQNFFFEFTVSRPPFNDIRARQAVAHAIDVDAALRVAFDEGLVERERCPISRGVFGNDQEFCGQYSYEHNPDRARQLLAEMGYGANRPMEVILMTSTGDNRERMVQVFQSQLAQVGINAKIETMDIGTLNARVKQENERNTGISTFDMMDWAWFDPDILYQLWHSPGAYSGYQSPELDALLERTRTTVDATQRREAVNDVMEYLLMNAVHIPLYTPGSLWVYATRTQVQGFKIGPFNRPVFNDVRLQ from the coding sequence CCACTAGCCCATCGCCAGGTACAACAGCAACAGAGGGCGGAACACTAATCTGGGCAAGATATGGAGATGCAGATTCCCTTGACCCGCATCGCACGACAACAACGCTATCGTGGCAAATTTTTGATCAGATTTACGACACGCTCCTAGCATTTGATGATAATGGTGAGATTGTTCCTAATCTTGCTCGCGAGTGGCAAGTCAGTGATGATGGCACAGAAGTCACTTTTGTTCTTAATGAAGGAATTACCTGTCACGATGGTACGCCGTTTGATGCGAATGACGTAAAGTATACTGCCGATCGCGCTATTGATAGTCAGAATCCTAGCGTAACGCGCGGGGCGTGGGGACCAATTGAAACTGTGGATGTTGTTGACCCACAAACTGTCAGGTTTAGGTTTCAATCGCCATTTGCTGCTTTTGTCTCTTTTATGGCAGATCCTTTTGCCAGTATGATTTGCGATAGCAATCAGGAATTGGGTAATCAGTTTGGTGTGTCGCAAGCAGTTGGTACAGGTACATGGCAACTTGTCAGTTGGACGCGCGGCGACGAAATTGTATTAGATAAGAATCCTGACTACGTTCGCTATGGTCGTCCAGTACAAAATGAAGGTGCAGCTTATTTAGATAGACTTGTGGTGCGGCAAATTCCGGAAGCACAAACCCGACTTGCCGGTTTACAAACAGGGGAAGTACAGCTTATTGTTAACCCACCACTCGATGACTTAGATGCGATACGCGGCGACTCTAACTTAGAATTACACGTTGCAGAAAATACCGGACAGAACTTTTTCTTTGAATTTACCGTTTCTCGTCCGCCATTTAATGATATCCGCGCGCGTCAAGCCGTTGCACATGCAATCGATGTTGATGCTGCATTGCGAGTCGCTTTTGATGAAGGGTTAGTAGAACGCGAACGCTGTCCGATTAGCCGTGGCGTCTTTGGTAATGACCAAGAGTTTTGTGGACAATATAGCTACGAACATAATCCCGATCGCGCTAGACAACTATTAGCGGAAATGGGTTATGGTGCAAATCGACCGATGGAAGTGATTCTGATGACTTCTACAGGTGACAACCGCGAACGCATGGTACAAGTCTTTCAAAGTCAATTGGCGCAAGTAGGTATCAATGCCAAAATCGAAACGATGGATATTGGTACGCTCAATGCTCGCGTTAAACAAGAAAATGAAAGAAATACGGGTATCAGTACATTTGACATGATGGATTGGGCATGGTTTGATCCCGACATTCTCTATCAACTTTGGCATTCTCCTGGGGCTTACAGTGGCTACCAATCACCCGAATTAGATGCGCTATTAGAGAGAACCCGCACGACGGTTGATGCAACGCAGCGGAGAGAAGCTGTTAATGATGTCATGGAATATTTGCTGATGAATGCTGTACACATTCCACTGTATACACCAGGGTCACTGTGGGTTTATGCAACTCGGACACAGGTGCAAGGCTTTAAGATTGGTCCTTTTAATCGACCTGTGTTTAATGATGTGAGGCTGCAATAG